The following proteins are co-located in the Chlorocebus sabaeus isolate Y175 chromosome 21, mChlSab1.0.hap1, whole genome shotgun sequence genome:
- the LOC103227167 gene encoding large ribosomal subunit protein uL16-like: protein MGRSPARCYRYCKNKPYPKSRFCRGVPDAKIRIFDLGRKKAKVDEFQLCGHMVSDEYEQLSSEALEAARICASKYMVKSCGKDGFHIRVRLHLFHVIRMNKILSCAGADRLQTGMRGAFGKSQGTVAKVHIGQVIMSIRTKLQSKEHVIEALRRVKFKFPGRQKIHISKKWGFTKFNADEFEDMVAEKRLIPDGCGVKYIPNRGPLDRWRALHS, encoded by the coding sequence ATGGGCCGCAGCCCCGCCCGTTGTTACCGGTATTGTAAGAACAAGCCGTACCCAAAGTCTCGCTTCTGCCGAGGTGTCCCTGATGCCAAGATTCGCATCTTTGACCTGGGGCGGAAGAAGGCAAAAGTGGATGAGTTTCAGCTCTGTGGCCACATGGTGTCAGATGAATATGAGCAGCTGTCCTCTGAAGCCCTGGAGGCTGCCCGAATTTGTGCCAGTAAGTACATGGTAAAAAGTTGTGGCAAGGATGGCTTCCATATCCGGGTGCGGCTCCACCTCTTCCACGTCATCCGCATGAACAAGATTTTGTCATGTGCTGGGGCTGACAGGCTCCAAACAGGCATGCGAGGTGCTTTTGGAAAGTCCCAGGGCACTGTGGCCAAGGTTCACATTGGCCAAGTTATCATGTCCATCCGCACCAAGCTGCAGAGCAAGGAGCATGTGATTGAGGCCCTGCGCAGGGTCAAGTTCAAGTTTCCTGGCCGCCAGAAGATCCACATCTCAAAGAAGTGGGGCTTCACCAAGTTCAATGCTGATGAATTTGAAGACATGGTGGCTGAAAAGCGGCTCATCCCAGATGGCTGTGGGGTCAAGTACATCCCCAATCGTGGTCCTCTGGACAGATGGCGGGCCCTGCACTCATGA